One region of Flavobacterium lipolyticum genomic DNA includes:
- a CDS encoding carbamoyltransferase family protein: MRNIILGINCVYHESAACLIIDNKVVAAIEEERLSRVKHAKESKIDNPDELPILAINKCLEMGGISLEDVSLIGFSFKPERRLENIPSEDRFVPNNWGCEDGEKLFYDKLTQIPQKLQEMGFKGQFSFIEHAIAHCASAYYPSPFSDAAILSIDGIGEFESTTLAYGHGKNIDVVQQIAYPNSIGFLWEKISKFLGFSEYDACKVMSVASFGNPLTFEEEFSKIISINDQTIFELDNEVLCFRVEDYSKLEKLFNIKKRETLDELEEVHKDIAAALQKWTTDIIVKVTDRLFEETKSENLCVAGGVALNCVANTIAFENSKFKNIFIQPAANDAGTALGAALKLNIESEGNLEGLVLDNTFLGPSFTTEEIHNEMSKRNLVYSHVEDIEVKAAELIKAGNIIGWFQGAMEFGPRALGNRSLLADPRNFHMIKKLNSIVKHREDHRPFCPSVLSEETENWFDIKKSTPVSEYMLMAYPALTNKKELIPAVVHVDGTSRIQAVNQKTNPKYHGLISEFYKLTGIPMVLNTSFNDREPIVCTPEDAIKTFLKSNIDYLVMGNFILNKQDNLEKV; the protein is encoded by the coding sequence ATGAGAAATATTATTTTAGGAATAAATTGTGTATACCATGAATCAGCGGCATGCTTGATAATTGATAACAAAGTAGTGGCGGCTATTGAAGAAGAAAGACTCTCAAGAGTCAAACATGCAAAAGAATCAAAAATTGACAATCCGGATGAACTGCCAATTCTTGCGATAAACAAATGTCTCGAGATGGGGGGGATAAGTTTAGAGGATGTTTCTCTAATAGGGTTTTCATTTAAACCTGAAAGAAGATTAGAAAACATCCCTTCAGAAGATCGTTTCGTACCAAACAACTGGGGTTGTGAGGATGGCGAAAAGTTATTCTATGATAAATTAACACAAATTCCTCAAAAACTTCAGGAAATGGGGTTCAAGGGACAGTTTAGCTTTATCGAACATGCGATAGCGCATTGTGCATCAGCATACTATCCCTCTCCGTTTAGTGATGCGGCCATACTTTCTATTGATGGAATCGGTGAGTTTGAATCGACCACCCTTGCCTACGGACATGGTAAAAATATTGATGTAGTACAACAAATTGCCTATCCTAATTCAATTGGTTTTTTATGGGAGAAAATTTCTAAATTTTTAGGCTTTTCAGAATACGATGCGTGTAAAGTAATGAGCGTAGCGTCGTTCGGAAATCCTTTAACATTCGAAGAGGAATTCAGTAAGATAATTTCCATCAATGATCAAACTATTTTTGAACTGGATAATGAGGTACTGTGCTTCAGAGTTGAAGATTATTCTAAGTTAGAAAAGTTATTCAACATTAAAAAAAGAGAAACATTAGATGAATTAGAAGAGGTACACAAGGATATTGCTGCTGCTCTGCAAAAGTGGACAACCGATATTATTGTAAAAGTTACCGACAGGCTTTTTGAAGAAACAAAATCTGAAAATCTTTGTGTTGCGGGTGGTGTAGCTTTAAACTGTGTTGCCAACACCATAGCTTTTGAAAATAGTAAATTCAAAAACATTTTTATACAGCCGGCAGCAAATGATGCGGGAACGGCATTGGGAGCGGCTTTAAAACTGAATATAGAATCAGAAGGTAATTTAGAAGGATTGGTTTTGGACAATACGTTCTTAGGGCCTTCATTTACAACCGAAGAAATACACAATGAAATGTCCAAGAGAAATCTGGTGTATTCACATGTGGAAGACATAGAAGTGAAAGCTGCAGAACTTATTAAAGCAGGTAATATTATTGGATGGTTTCAGGGAGCAATGGAATTTGGACCCCGGGCGCTTGGAAACAGAAGCCTTTTGGCAGATCCGAGAAATTTCCATATGATTAAAAAACTCAATTCAATAGTAAAACACCGGGAAGATCACAGACCATTTTGCCCAAGTGTTTTGTCGGAAGAAACAGAAAACTGGTTTGACATTAAAAAAAGCACACCTGTATCCGAGTACATGCTTATGGCTTATCCGGCTTTAACCAATAAAAAAGAACTTATACCGGCAGTAGTGCATGTTGACGGGACTTCGAGAATACAGGCGGTTAATCAGAAAACCAATCCAAAATATCATGGGTTAATATCAGAATTCTATAAACTAACTGGTATCCCAATGGTTTTAAACACTTCTTTTAACGATAGGGAACCAATTGTTTGTACTCCTGAGGATGCGATAAAAACTTTTTTGAAATCCAATATTGATTATTTGGTTATGGGGAATTTTATTTTAAACAAACAGGATAATCTGGAAAAAGTGTAA
- a CDS encoding class I SAM-dependent methyltransferase gives MDYKKYTEANRIAWNEVNPIHQDFKKRYKSKFTLEDFSTLDENLLEVLNKITFQNKSILQLCCNDGEELISLKKMNAGKCVGIDISDEAIDSARFLNDQLGLDCTFHVYDVYEMDEIIESEKFDIVLMTVGALVWLPDLNQIIKKISKVLSPEGFLVIQEQHPFSWLIDEDMKLSEEENYFRKEPLKEEGGLDYLGKTEYTGSANYSFNYTFSDLFNAIADNGLSLYKLFEYANDISNLKEDLEQKELSYPLSYICIAKKHKT, from the coding sequence ATGGATTATAAAAAATATACTGAAGCAAACAGGATTGCATGGAATGAGGTGAACCCGATACATCAGGATTTTAAAAAGAGATATAAAAGCAAATTCACTTTAGAGGACTTTAGTACTTTGGATGAGAACCTTCTGGAAGTATTAAATAAAATAACATTCCAAAACAAATCGATACTTCAGCTGTGTTGTAACGACGGTGAAGAACTGATCTCATTAAAAAAAATGAATGCCGGCAAATGTGTCGGTATCGATATCTCTGACGAAGCGATCGATTCGGCACGTTTTCTAAACGACCAACTGGGTCTTGACTGTACATTCCATGTCTATGATGTTTATGAAATGGACGAGATTATAGAAAGCGAAAAATTTGATATCGTATTAATGACAGTAGGTGCCCTGGTCTGGCTGCCCGATTTGAATCAGATCATCAAAAAAATCTCAAAAGTATTATCTCCTGAAGGATTTCTGGTGATTCAGGAACAACATCCTTTTAGCTGGCTTATCGATGAGGATATGAAACTTTCGGAAGAAGAAAATTATTTTAGAAAAGAACCATTAAAAGAGGAAGGTGGCCTGGATTATTTAGGAAAAACAGAATATACAGGAAGCGCAAACTATAGTTTTAATTATACGTTCTCCGACCTATTCAATGCCATTGCTGATAATGGGCTGTCACTTTACAAATTATTTGAATATGCTAATGATATATCAAATTTAAAAGAAGACCTGGAACAAAAAGAACTTTCCTATCCGTTGTCTTATATCTGCATTGCAAAAAAACACAAAACCTAA
- a CDS encoding cysteine synthase family protein, with protein sequence MNTLLDKLYKLKKLIGNTPLYNICAEKNIFIKVEYYQLGGSIKMRSAFKVIEEAILDGSINEDTVVIESTSGNFGIALALICRKLDLKFIPVIDPCISLYKKKKLELLCSHIVQITQKDETGNYLLNRIKFIKNYLEENKNSFQPNQYKNKNCYLAYNAMMEEIKDQIDQIDYIFISVSSGATVTGLSQHIKKYFPGIKIIAVDIEGSLIFSTITKERKLPGIGASKTSDFIALADIHDHVILSEEEIITGCQKLFHEYGILAGASGGAAFYAALQNIENSENKQNCLVIIPDSGDDYLELIDYKCFQQTSYEIH encoded by the coding sequence ATGAATACATTATTAGACAAACTGTACAAACTAAAAAAACTTATTGGAAATACTCCTTTGTATAATATATGCGCGGAGAAGAATATTTTTATAAAAGTAGAATACTATCAACTTGGTGGTAGTATAAAAATGCGATCCGCATTTAAAGTAATAGAAGAAGCAATTCTTGATGGTTCAATCAATGAAGACACAGTTGTAATCGAATCTACTTCGGGAAATTTTGGGATAGCGCTCGCTTTGATCTGCAGAAAACTGGACCTGAAGTTTATACCGGTTATAGATCCGTGCATCTCTTTATACAAAAAGAAAAAGCTGGAACTACTATGCAGTCACATTGTTCAGATCACACAAAAAGACGAGACCGGTAATTATTTACTCAACAGAATAAAATTTATCAAAAACTATCTTGAAGAAAATAAAAATTCTTTCCAGCCCAACCAATATAAAAACAAGAATTGTTACCTGGCTTATAATGCCATGATGGAGGAGATAAAAGATCAGATTGATCAAATAGATTATATTTTTATCTCTGTGAGTTCAGGAGCTACAGTCACCGGATTATCACAGCATATCAAGAAGTATTTTCCAGGAATAAAGATTATAGCGGTAGATATTGAAGGCTCGCTGATTTTTTCTACCATAACCAAAGAACGCAAACTACCGGGCATTGGTGCCAGCAAAACATCTGATTTTATTGCCCTGGCAGACATACACGATCATGTTATTTTAAGTGAAGAGGAAATCATAACCGGCTGCCAAAAGCTTTTCCATGAGTACGGCATCCTGGCTGGTGCTTCCGGAGGAGCGGCTTTTTATGCTGCCTTACAAAATATTGAAAATTCTGAAAACAAACAGAATTGCCTGGTCATTATACCCGATTCCGGCGATGATTACCTGGAATTAATAGATTATAAATGCTTTCAACAAACTTCTTATGAAATACATTAA
- a CDS encoding 2,3-diaminopropionate biosynthesis protein SbnB: MKYINEQNILEIGNDWNEIIQVIEDTVLLLEKKDYAQPIKPYLRYKDLKNRIIAMPAYVGGDYNISGIKWIASFPDNIKNNLPRANSVIILNNADTGVPISVINTPMVSAIRTSAVTGAIIKSYREAVEIKEKINFGIIGLGPIGRMHLEMIFTLHEDIIDKVYVYDINPIDAESLPEKWKHKIVVVNDWEQAYLNSKIFITCTASSKRYINLPPPKGSLQLNVSLRDYEADVYDFIDCVIVDNWDEVCRENTDIEMMHQTKGLLEEDVLIITDVLSGKLRKTIKANDTIMFCPMGMAIFDIGIAKYFYELSQDKRIGQTL, encoded by the coding sequence ATGAAATACATTAATGAACAAAACATATTGGAAATAGGGAATGACTGGAATGAAATTATTCAGGTTATTGAAGATACTGTTCTCCTGTTAGAAAAAAAGGATTACGCACAGCCTATAAAACCATACCTTAGATATAAAGATTTAAAAAACAGAATAATCGCTATGCCGGCTTATGTAGGGGGCGACTATAATATTTCGGGCATAAAATGGATCGCCAGCTTTCCTGACAATATAAAAAATAATCTGCCGAGGGCCAATTCAGTTATTATCCTGAATAATGCCGATACCGGTGTGCCCATATCGGTGATAAATACGCCTATGGTCTCGGCCATACGTACATCGGCAGTTACTGGTGCGATCATAAAAAGCTACAGGGAAGCAGTAGAAATTAAGGAGAAAATAAATTTTGGTATTATTGGTTTAGGACCAATCGGGAGGATGCATCTCGAGATGATTTTTACTTTGCATGAAGATATCATTGACAAAGTTTATGTCTACGATATCAATCCAATTGACGCGGAGTCGCTGCCTGAAAAATGGAAACATAAAATCGTAGTCGTAAACGATTGGGAACAAGCCTATTTAAACTCAAAAATTTTTATTACCTGTACGGCTTCGTCAAAACGATACATCAATCTTCCACCTCCAAAGGGTTCATTGCAACTCAATGTTTCATTAAGAGATTATGAAGCCGATGTTTACGATTTTATTGACTGCGTGATTGTTGATAATTGGGACGAAGTGTGCCGCGAAAACACCGATATTGAAATGATGCACCAGACAAAAGGACTGCTTGAAGAAGATGTCCTTATAATCACGGATGTCTTATCCGGAAAATTAAGAAAAACTATAAAAGCAAACGACACCATAATGTTCTGTCCTATGGGGATGGCGATTTTTGATATCGGGATAGCCAAATATTTCTATGAATTATCGCAAGATAAGCGTATCGGACAAACGTTGTAA
- a CDS encoding non-ribosomal peptide synthetase: MKLTLPQQDIYFEQLLFPNEPVYNIGAKIEIKGQVNIEIFKRAYVALIDQHDAYRSVIVKKEENVGIQILADHQSELGLIDFSDFENPTEEANLYMQKEFMKPFDLVKGSLLHIFTLVKVQDDFYYLFSVYHHIITDGWGTSLMFQRLVQNYNEISESGAIISDYPFSYKDFEEDDFEYQNSESLKQDLEYWSQKFKPLPENLFDKLDDRVQINKSSRKELVITREVYNQLNELATSSKCSTFALILGILYTYFGRKHENNDFAIGLPVLNRSKAAYKKTVGLFMGISPLRMSLDFEATFQDLIIDIKNQLKQDYRHQRLPLGKLIQELQLYNQKERLFNITLSYEKQNYSAHFKNTQTKVIPLSHQSERVALALYIREFDESEEVKIDFDYNLNYFDEVSITQVVNHFEKLVHAVLNNSDKKLKELTYLTKEEKQQVIFDFNRTKVGYPKDKTILDLFQEQVKRVPEKIAVKGETKSYSYSELDKLSSQIAAYIISKFCPEDKAPIAVLLGRSANMIAVLLGILKTGRSYIPLDPAFPKDRLNYIVAHSQTSIIINENNDEIEGIEQVKTIALEHILDEIGELQATAFQNVSPQDAAYIIYTSGSTGNPKGVEIGHRSLLNFLTSMQQLPGINENDILFSVTTYSFDISILEFFAPLISGATLFIADQNLLSDPNLIIKKLEELKPTILQATPSFYQMLFNANWQGNKQLKVLCGGDLLSESLAQKLISHSSAVWNMYGPTETTIWSSVKKIERPSQASTIGKPINNTQFYILDAFLDPKPIGIPGALYIAGDGLALGYYKNKELTKEKFIQNPFDTNTLCYETGDVGKWNYNGEIEFLGRNDNQVKIRGYRIELGDIESQLNQIAAIKDTVVIAKKGAQQEAFLIAYVLKNQEFIDTIEITNQLKKTLPYYMIPNAIIPLEEFPLTPNQKVDRKSLSQREIQYNTNEDHFKEPVSDLEIKLSHYWATVLNTKEAISVTDNFFALGGHSLNAVKLIGLISRNLYVEITLKTIFDFPTIKALAVYLQELKPTQSNAIPLAEIKDLYHLTPAQYTIWLASQQTKNSIAYNMSAGYTIEGIIDTAKVNRSINQIIEKYEILRTNFIEIDGIPYQKINAPEKNRFEIVVHQLKNDSIEEVIDRLCNTEFDLEKDMLIRAQLLPLETNQHLLLFSTHHIMMDGLSLEIFIKEFIQNYNQSTQNRTQENSLQLQFKDYSEWFNKTIKENQSKNELFWKNYLQNYTPKNSFDRDFSIQNNKQNGRKLSFELTEEVTLLLKQFAAEKQMTFYTLLVASLNVLIYKLSRHSDICIGTVNSGRNSYELNNQIGMFVKTLVLRTQIKAEQTFTDVWEKVNHNLLEINNYQDLPFDKIASDIFDLMLVYQNPEFNFENSIELDELKLTSYAIESKFSRIPIVFNLFESKHQLKGTIDYNSDLFEEDTIQMIVSEFGKMLNDIVVNPLIKMVEIDNKLEQEINTTLDFDFNF; this comes from the coding sequence ATGAAACTGACATTGCCCCAACAAGATATTTACTTCGAACAATTATTATTTCCTAATGAGCCTGTCTACAATATTGGGGCTAAAATCGAAATTAAAGGTCAAGTAAACATAGAAATATTCAAAAGAGCCTATGTTGCATTGATTGATCAGCACGATGCCTATAGAAGTGTTATTGTAAAAAAGGAAGAAAATGTTGGTATTCAAATACTAGCAGACCATCAATCGGAGTTGGGGCTTATTGATTTTTCAGACTTTGAAAATCCAACTGAGGAAGCAAATCTCTATATGCAAAAGGAATTTATGAAACCTTTTGATTTAGTAAAAGGAAGCCTTTTGCATATTTTTACTTTAGTGAAAGTTCAGGACGATTTTTACTATTTATTCTCGGTGTATCATCATATTATAACTGATGGCTGGGGAACTTCATTAATGTTTCAAAGATTGGTTCAGAACTACAATGAGATTTCTGAATCTGGCGCAATTATTTCCGATTATCCGTTTAGTTACAAAGACTTTGAAGAAGATGATTTCGAATATCAAAATTCAGAATCATTGAAGCAAGATTTAGAATACTGGTCTCAAAAATTCAAACCATTACCAGAGAATTTATTCGATAAGTTGGATGACCGTGTACAAATAAACAAAAGCAGCCGTAAAGAACTGGTTATTACAAGAGAGGTTTACAACCAATTAAATGAACTAGCCACAAGCTCTAAATGTTCTACTTTTGCTTTAATTTTAGGAATTTTATATACCTATTTTGGCAGAAAACACGAAAACAACGATTTTGCTATTGGCTTACCCGTTTTAAACAGAAGTAAAGCTGCCTATAAAAAAACGGTCGGGCTTTTTATGGGAATTTCTCCTCTGAGAATGTCATTGGATTTTGAAGCGACTTTTCAGGATTTAATAATTGATATCAAAAATCAGTTAAAACAAGATTATCGTCACCAGCGGCTGCCCTTAGGAAAGTTAATTCAGGAATTGCAGTTGTACAACCAAAAAGAGCGATTGTTTAACATCACACTTTCTTACGAAAAACAAAATTACTCCGCTCATTTTAAAAACACACAAACCAAAGTAATTCCATTAAGTCATCAATCAGAAAGAGTAGCTCTGGCTTTATACATAAGAGAATTTGACGAATCAGAAGAGGTGAAAATTGATTTTGACTATAATTTGAATTATTTTGATGAGGTAAGCATCACACAAGTGGTCAATCATTTTGAAAAGTTGGTTCATGCTGTTTTAAATAATTCAGATAAAAAGCTAAAAGAGTTAACCTATTTAACCAAAGAAGAAAAGCAACAAGTAATATTTGATTTTAACCGTACAAAAGTTGGGTATCCAAAAGATAAAACGATACTGGATTTATTTCAGGAACAAGTTAAAAGAGTACCTGAAAAAATTGCGGTAAAAGGGGAGACAAAATCATATTCTTATAGCGAACTGGATAAACTATCCAGCCAGATAGCAGCGTACATTATTTCAAAATTTTGTCCGGAAGATAAAGCGCCAATTGCTGTTTTGTTAGGGCGTTCTGCTAATATGATTGCTGTTTTGTTAGGTATTTTAAAAACGGGCAGATCTTATATTCCATTAGATCCTGCTTTTCCAAAAGACCGTTTAAACTATATTGTGGCCCATAGTCAAACCAGCATCATTATTAACGAAAATAATGATGAAATTGAGGGGATAGAACAGGTAAAGACCATAGCATTAGAACATATTCTTGATGAAATTGGGGAACTGCAAGCAACAGCCTTTCAAAACGTATCCCCACAAGATGCAGCCTACATTATATACACATCAGGATCAACAGGGAATCCAAAAGGAGTTGAAATTGGGCATCGGTCATTGCTTAATTTCTTAACCAGTATGCAGCAGCTACCCGGAATAAATGAAAATGACATTTTATTTTCGGTAACAACGTATTCTTTTGATATTTCTATATTAGAATTTTTCGCACCCTTAATTTCAGGAGCGACTTTATTTATTGCTGACCAGAATTTGTTATCCGATCCTAATTTAATCATTAAAAAATTAGAAGAACTCAAACCCACTATCCTTCAGGCCACACCAAGTTTTTATCAAATGTTATTCAATGCTAACTGGCAGGGCAATAAACAATTAAAAGTATTATGTGGCGGCGATTTGTTAAGCGAATCATTAGCCCAAAAACTAATCAGCCATAGTTCCGCAGTATGGAATATGTACGGACCAACCGAAACGACTATTTGGTCTAGTGTAAAAAAAATAGAGCGCCCCTCGCAAGCCTCCACTATTGGTAAACCCATCAACAATACGCAATTCTATATTTTGGATGCATTTTTAGATCCAAAACCGATAGGAATTCCGGGAGCCCTTTATATTGCTGGCGATGGATTGGCACTGGGATATTATAAAAACAAGGAATTAACCAAAGAAAAATTCATCCAAAATCCTTTTGATACGAATACTTTGTGCTACGAAACGGGAGATGTTGGAAAATGGAATTACAATGGAGAAATAGAATTTTTAGGGCGAAATGACAATCAGGTAAAAATTAGAGGTTATCGAATAGAATTGGGCGATATCGAGTCGCAATTAAATCAAATAGCTGCAATTAAAGATACTGTTGTCATTGCTAAAAAAGGAGCACAACAAGAAGCTTTTTTAATAGCTTATGTTTTGAAAAATCAAGAGTTCATCGATACAATTGAAATTACGAATCAATTGAAAAAGACACTTCCGTATTATATGATTCCGAATGCAATTATTCCACTGGAAGAATTTCCGCTTACGCCCAATCAAAAAGTAGATAGAAAATCGTTGTCACAAAGAGAGATTCAGTATAATACAAACGAAGATCATTTTAAAGAACCTGTTTCCGATTTAGAAATAAAACTATCACACTATTGGGCAACAGTATTAAATACAAAAGAAGCCATAAGTGTAACGGATAACTTTTTTGCACTTGGAGGTCATTCTTTGAATGCGGTAAAATTGATTGGATTAATTTCCCGAAACCTTTATGTAGAGATTACTTTAAAAACGATTTTTGATTTTCCTACCATAAAAGCACTGGCTGTTTATTTACAAGAATTAAAGCCAACCCAATCGAATGCCATACCTTTAGCTGAAATCAAAGATTTATATCATTTGACTCCTGCTCAATATACCATTTGGCTGGCTTCTCAACAAACAAAGAATTCGATTGCTTATAATATGTCTGCCGGCTATACTATTGAGGGAATTATAGATACAGCTAAAGTGAACCGGTCCATCAATCAAATCATTGAAAAGTATGAAATTCTAAGAACCAACTTTATCGAAATTGATGGAATTCCGTATCAAAAAATCAATGCTCCGGAAAAAAACAGGTTTGAAATTGTTGTACATCAATTAAAAAATGATTCCATCGAAGAAGTGATCGATCGATTATGTAATACTGAATTTGATTTAGAAAAAGACATGTTGATAAGAGCTCAATTGCTACCCTTAGAAACGAATCAACATTTACTCCTTTTTTCGACACATCACATTATGATGGATGGTTTGTCACTGGAAATTTTTATCAAAGAATTTATCCAAAACTATAATCAAAGTACTCAAAATCGAACACAAGAGAACAGTCTACAACTTCAATTTAAAGATTATTCGGAGTGGTTTAATAAAACAATAAAAGAAAATCAATCTAAAAATGAGTTGTTTTGGAAAAATTATCTTCAAAACTATACACCTAAAAATTCATTTGACAGGGATTTTAGTATTCAGAATAATAAACAAAATGGACGTAAATTATCATTTGAGCTTACAGAAGAAGTTACGCTTCTTTTAAAACAATTTGCTGCCGAAAAGCAAATGACTTTCTATACCCTTTTAGTGGCTTCACTCAATGTTTTAATTTATAAACTATCCAGGCATTCGGATATATGTATTGGTACCGTAAATTCAGGAAGAAATAGCTATGAGTTAAACAATCAAATCGGAATGTTTGTGAAAACTCTGGTGTTAAGAACTCAAATAAAAGCAGAACAAACTTTTACAGATGTATGGGAGAAGGTTAATCATAACCTATTGGAAATAAACAATTATCAGGATCTGCCATTTGACAAAATAGCGTCGGATATTTTTGATCTGATGTTAGTCTATCAAAACCCCGAATTTAATTTTGAAAACAGCATTGAATTAGATGAGTTGAAATTAACATCTTATGCAATCGAAAGCAAATTCAGTAGAATTCCTATCGTGTTTAACTTGTTTGAAAGTAAACATCAGTTAAAAGGAACTATCGATTACAATTCTGATTTGTTTGAGGAAGATACCATACAAATGATTGTATCAGAATTTGGTAAAATGCTAAATGATATTGTTGTTAATCCTTTAATTAAGATGGTAGAAATAGACAACAAATTAGAGCAGGAAATCAATACGACATTAGATTTTGATTTTAATTTTTAA
- a CDS encoding helix-turn-helix domain-containing protein, translated as MSKSIKIISSEEFPKQFMSDASLDFDFLKSPLQIYDLNTTTEYIQIPTPLFRPDYNFMVHVTRGYAKQQVDKEVISINENDVLFVKQGHITAMKEIDQMITGHFILFEERVLNHILSKQELIQIFAANSVLKLPKETSIWLNSLFGLLSQEFRNENSNIEICYSLMQAAFQKILFSNKERNKTIHRNNEITFSFKELVYKHHTENKSVTFYADKLKISVNYLNRCIKQTTGIAPKEWINNVSILQSQILLQDLTKDISEIAFALNYEDPSYFGRLFKKITGTTPSQYRNSLKQDLSE; from the coding sequence ATGAGTAAGAGTATTAAAATTATTTCATCAGAAGAATTTCCAAAGCAATTTATGTCTGATGCTTCTCTCGACTTTGATTTCTTAAAATCTCCCTTACAGATATATGATTTAAATACTACAACCGAGTATATCCAGATTCCGACCCCGCTTTTTAGACCTGATTATAATTTTATGGTTCATGTTACCAGAGGTTATGCCAAACAGCAAGTCGACAAGGAAGTGATATCCATAAATGAAAATGATGTTTTGTTTGTAAAACAGGGACATATTACCGCAATGAAAGAAATTGATCAGATGATAACGGGACATTTTATTTTGTTTGAGGAGCGTGTCCTGAATCATATTTTATCGAAACAGGAGCTAATACAGATTTTTGCCGCCAATTCGGTTCTTAAATTGCCTAAAGAGACCAGTATATGGCTTAATTCTTTGTTTGGTTTATTAAGCCAGGAATTTCGCAATGAAAATTCCAATATTGAAATTTGTTATTCGCTCATGCAGGCGGCTTTCCAGAAAATTCTTTTTTCAAATAAAGAACGGAATAAAACAATACATCGCAACAATGAGATCACTTTTTCTTTTAAAGAGCTGGTCTATAAACACCATACAGAGAATAAGTCAGTAACCTTTTATGCCGATAAATTAAAAATTTCTGTAAATTATCTCAATAGATGCATCAAGCAAACCACCGGAATAGCTCCGAAAGAGTGGATAAACAATGTTAGTATTCTACAAAGCCAGATACTTTTGCAAGATTTGACTAAAGATATTTCAGAAATTGCTTTTGCCTTGAATTACGAAGATCCTTCTTATTTTGGACGCCTTTTCAAAAAAATAACAGGTACGACTCCTTCTCAGTACCGAAATTCATTAAAGCAAGATTTGTCCGAGTAA
- a CDS encoding DUF6268 family outer membrane beta-barrel protein translates to MKKVLSFVLVTLFFCFPNKFYAQLITDGAGMSITVHGRTNFKNLSTVDLYYGNKFKYNTYDFWLPIPPFKIGKTRILGTVNYRVLDFTFDRDIEISPNYITKINEIKPTIVVRHPIGKRWAAFGVLIPTIASDFKNSFSMNDMVFDGIFGVSRKFGEKSNLEIGIGPHVMYAFGKFLITPAVSLDYKSNNGKWLAQIYWPRVNVFRNLGSSTQVGLAGSIDWTLHNLQNYKNDQGEEIDYAQFSAIHGGLQINQRLFDGFWLQLQGGLGFANKYTLFNSNNDTISNYKAKETPYVKMMLSYRFGK, encoded by the coding sequence TTGAAAAAAGTACTGTCATTCGTTTTAGTAACCTTGTTTTTTTGTTTTCCAAATAAGTTTTATGCTCAATTAATTACAGATGGTGCCGGGATGAGCATTACTGTACACGGGAGAACTAACTTTAAGAATTTGTCAACTGTAGATCTGTACTATGGGAATAAATTCAAATACAATACTTACGATTTTTGGTTGCCAATACCACCTTTTAAAATTGGAAAAACACGTATTCTTGGAACGGTCAACTACCGTGTTTTAGACTTCACATTTGACCGGGATATTGAAATTAGTCCGAATTACATCACGAAGATAAACGAAATTAAACCCACCATTGTTGTGCGGCATCCTATAGGAAAAAGATGGGCCGCTTTTGGAGTCTTGATACCTACAATTGCTTCTGACTTTAAAAATTCGTTTTCGATGAATGATATGGTTTTCGATGGCATTTTTGGAGTTTCGAGAAAGTTTGGAGAAAAGTCCAATCTGGAAATCGGAATTGGCCCTCATGTTATGTATGCTTTTGGCAAGTTTTTAATAACACCTGCCGTATCTCTGGATTATAAGAGCAATAATGGTAAGTGGCTTGCTCAAATATACTGGCCAAGGGTAAATGTTTTTAGAAATCTCGGCAGTAGTACCCAAGTTGGTCTGGCCGGCTCGATTGACTGGACACTTCACAATTTACAAAACTACAAGAATGATCAGGGAGAAGAGATCGATTATGCTCAGTTTTCGGCCATCCATGGCGGTTTGCAAATTAATCAACGTCTTTTTGATGGCTTTTGGTTACAACTCCAGGGAGGTTTAGGATTTGCCAACAAATACACACTTTTTAATTCTAATAATGACACCATTAGCAATTACAAAGCAAAAGAAACGCCTTATGTAAAAATGATGCTCAGTTATCGTTTTGGGAAGTAG